One window of Clarias gariepinus isolate MV-2021 ecotype Netherlands chromosome 21, CGAR_prim_01v2, whole genome shotgun sequence genomic DNA carries:
- the LOC128509034 gene encoding uncharacterized protein LOC128509034 has protein sequence MQSCSVHHCVLFLLTLTLTTAVPAVKVKVNDTAALPCKRRCSGSVKWTVFKNRDIALAQCDQKSCRSVEGYGMSYDQYLKGNFSLSITTADYSKRGLYTCDCDSRDICDVHLSIETMVSLLHEKPGEALVMHLAISEQVEVIFNPIETTGRYSGQICTVDGDTLQCKAEYTRRASLRHSTLTLVDANLSDSGVYIIRDMKNNEAIHMYTITVEEDNKCPQRQEYMTVWMKTVAVLVVLVLLLLGAVLYQWRGKKQHQRKHKDKAEKGVTWLWSSQGAEQELIHGRSGSDRLHSTENPCKRSFSDTSLEQLRRKFEQENLKHRHAGGTGRGHHANTSTEGTQESTHMPLLSEEE, from the exons ATGCAGTCCTGCAGCGTCCATCACTGTGTCCTGTTtttactcacactcacactcaccacTG CTGTTCCAGCTGTAAAGGTGAAAGTTAACGACACTGCTGCTCTTCCCTGCAAACGGAGATGTTCCGGTTCAGTCAAATGGACCGTGTTCAAAAACCGAGACATTGCTCTGGCTCAGTGTGATCAGAAATCGTGCCGCTCAGTGGAGGGATATGGAATGTCTTATGATCAGTACCTAAAGGGAAACTTCTCCCTCAGCATTACTACAGCTGATTACAGTAAGAGGGGCTTATACACATGTGATTGTGATTCCAGAGACATCTGTGATGTCCATCTCAGCATTGAGA CCATGGTTTCATTGCTTCATGAAAAGCCAGGTGAAGCCCTGGTGATGCATCTGGCCATATCGGAGCAGGTGGAGGTGATTTTTAACCCCATAGAAACAACTGGTCGGTACAGTGGACAGATCTGTACAGTGGATGGAGACACACTGCAGTGTAAAGCCGAATACACACGCAGAGCATCACTGCGTCACTCAACTCTAACACTGGTAGATGCAAACCTCTCTGACAGTGGAGTTTACATCATCCGTGACATGAAGAATAATGAGGCCATTCATATGTACACCATCACTGTGGAAG AGGACAATAAATGTCCACAAAGACAGGAGTATATGACAGTGTGGATGAAGACTGTTGCGGTACTTGTGGTACTCGTGCTTTTGCTTCTGGGAGCAGTTCTGTATCAATGGAGAGGAAAGAAACAAcatcagaggaaacac AAAGATAAAGCTGAAAAGGGGGTGACGTGGCTTTGGAGCAGCCAGGGAGCAGAGCAGGAGCTTATACACGGCAGGAGCGGGTCTGACCGTTTGCACAGCACTGAGAACCCATGTAAGAGATCGTTCAGCGACACATCACTGGAACAATTAAGGAGGAAGTTTGAACAGGAAAATCTTAAACACAGACACGCAGGGGGGACAGGAAGAGGACATCACGCAAACACCAGCACTGAGGGGACGCAGGAGTCAACACACATGCCACTGCTATCTGAAGAGGAATGA